Proteins encoded within one genomic window of Arachis ipaensis cultivar K30076 chromosome B08, Araip1.1, whole genome shotgun sequence:
- the LOC107611157 gene encoding uncharacterized protein LOC107611157 yields MEKMIKHQELVNKNHEASLRNLERQIGQLSKQTVAERATNTLPSDTIPNPKEECKAIQLRSRRTLVNDKRPAEKETMKKPMENDVGSKKQEGEKDKQDQEKLKEKEEPQASKKGKQAIEEQSQEQRKEERPYTPSIPYPQRFNRELKDQQFPKFLEVFKKLEINIPLAEALEQIPLYAKFLKELNNKKRSWNERETVILTQECSAAIQEGIPPKLNDPGSFYLPCTIGNTVIDKTLCDLGSIINLMPLSMMTRLSIEEAKSTQMSLELVDRSLVIPEGVIENLLVRVGKFIFPADFVIFDLEEEGNDSINLGRPFLATVRAIIDVEQGEMTLRVNDEKITLNVF; encoded by the coding sequence aaaccatgaagcttcactACGAAatctagagaggcaaattggtcAGTTGTCCAAGCAAACAGTGGCTGAAAGAGCAACCAATAcattaccaagtgacaccattcccaaccccaaggaagaatgcaaagCCATCCAATTAAGGAGCAGAAGAACCTTGGTGAACGACAAGAGGCCAGCTGAGAAAGAAACTATGAAGAAACCTATGGAGAATGATGTTGGCAGCAAAAagcaagaaggagaaaaagacaaGCAAGACCAAGAGAAGCTCAAGGAGAAGGAGGAACCTCAAGCCTCAAAGAAGGGAAAGCAAGCTATTGAGGAACaatcacaagaacagaggaaggagGAAAGACCATACACTCCCTCAAtcccatatcctcaaaggtttaaCAGAGAGCTTAAAGATCAACAGTTCCCCAAGTTCCTAGAGGTGTTTAAGAAGCTAGAGATCAATATTCCACTTGCTGAGGCTCTAGAACAAATAcctctatatgcaaaattcctcaaagaGCTCAACAATAAGAAAAGGAGCTGGAATGAGAGAGAGACAGTGATCCTAACCCAGGAATGCAGTGCAGCGATCCAAGAAGGCATCCCACCAAAACTCAATGACCCTGGGAGTTTCTACTTGCCATGTACCATTGGTAACACAGTTATTGACAAGACACTGTGTGATTTGGGCTCCATTATCAACCTCATGCCTCTATCTATGATGACAAGGCTATCTATAGAAGAAGCGAAGTCTACACAGATGTCATTGGAGCTAGTGGATAGATCTCTGGTAATTCCTGAGGGGGTGATTGAAAATCTCTTGGTCAGAGTAGGGAAATTCATATTTCCAGCAGACTTTGTAATCTTTGACTTAGAAGAAGAGGGGAATGATTCTATCAATttgggaagacctttcctggccacagtaagggccatcattgatgttgAACAAGGAGAAATGACCTTGAGGGTAAATGATGAGAAGATCACCTTAAATGTCTTCTAG